Below is a genomic region from Miscanthus floridulus cultivar M001 chromosome 1, ASM1932011v1, whole genome shotgun sequence.
CTTTACCTGGAGCACTGCTGCGGTCAAAAGGACTGAACCGGATAGGAAATCTGTTGGTGCCCAATGATAACTATTGCAAGTTTGAGAACTGGATCATGCCACTCTTTGACCAGATGCTACTGGAGCAATCTACTGAGGTAAGCATCCCTGCTGGGTCAAAGCTATATAATATTTCTTCCGGCTGAAACTCAGGTACCTGCTAACCATGGCTTTCATTTGCCGTATACAATGGCTATTAGATACTAGAAGTGTAATATGAATATGCTTTTTTTGCAACCTGTAATTTTTTTCTTATAAAGGGCCGTAGATTTTTCCTACTGTCTGAGCCACTAATAAGCAGGAAAGAAAAGCCTAACATGGAATTGATCTACGATCTGGATCCAAAAGTTCTTTAAAAACTATTTGTGTAGCATGTTACACTTAATATACTAAAAAAAGTTAAAATGCATTGGCATTTGCTTGACCTTTCTTGAATAGCTTCTTTTTTATCGACATTATACTTTTTCTGGCCTTTAGAGTGATGAGTGATGACCTTCTTTTTTCTCTTTCTAGCAATATGCATATGAACTTGAACAGCCAGACAAGTGAGATCTTGCTAAACCAAATGTTTGAAGTATGAACTACTAGTTTCTGCAGAAGTTGCTGAATATCAATACAGAGAAGGTTGCACCTTACTGGATATTTGATGTTTTAACTCAGGAGCAGCCTGCATTTTCCACATCAATAATGTTTTGTAATAGATCACCTGCCAGCTCTGGTGTATCAGTAATTGATCTTGTTTTTTTCTGGAAACAAGAAGTGAACCATATTTATGTCTTTGTCATGGATCAATTTATTGTTCTTTGCAGAATGTTTGGACACCGTCAAAGGTGATAGCTCGTCTTGGCAAAGAAATAAACGATGAAAGCTCCTATCTTTATTGGGCATACAAGGTAACATGTAGCTGTGTATTCTTAGGAAGTATTAAAAGAACTTCAGAAATGGGAGTGTTCTGATTCTATTCATGAATTATGGATTGATTTCTGTTGGTAAACAATGAGATATGAAGTTTTTGCTCCTCTTTTATTTGTGTGTGGTGTTTTTTTAGGGGGGTGGGGTGGGGATGTGAAAAGTAATAAAAGTTCTGTGGAGTTATGCGAGCAAGTTATTGTTGCTTTACCTTGGGATCTATTTTTTCACTGTCCCAGGAGTCATGTATTTTCTCCAAATAGTTGCTTTTCCTGACTTGAACCTTCCCATCTCGTTGATTAATGCAGTGTGTTTGTATACCTGATATCTATATTCAAACCTTTTTTTTAGAATTGTTCAGAGCTTAGTAGATGGAAGCAGTATAAAGTAGCTATTATTCTTAATGTTAGAATAAATGGCTTACCCTTCCCTGTTCCAGGTAGAATATCTTTTGCATCGAAGTTTGTGGTTTTCTTATACTGGAGTTCTTAATTTCACGAGCTACTTTGTTGATTTACATCTCAAGACAATAGTCACACTGTACTAACTCATCAGTACTTGACCAGAATAACATTCCTGTATACTGCCCAGCGTTGACTGATGGATCACTTGGAGACATGCTGTTCTGTCATGCAGTTCGTAATCCTGGCCTTATTATTGACATTGTACAAGGTATGATTCACTGTTCTGTCCTTGCCTTTGCTTTCTTATGCAACATTGAGCTTGAAATCTTTACAGATATACGACTGATGAATGGGGAAGCCATCCATGCAACACCAAGGAAGACAGGGATTATAGTTCTTGGTGGAGGCCTTCCAAAGCATCATATATGCAATGCCAATATGTTCTGCAATGGTGCAGATTATGCTGTCTATATTAACACGGCCCAAGAGTTTGATGGTAGCGATTCTGGAGCACACCCTGATGAAGCAGTCTCATGGGGCAAGATCAAGGGTTCAGCAAAACCTGTAAAGGTATATGTTTCTTCACAAAGCTTCAGATGCTGTTTCTTATGTTTCACATAACTCTAGTTAAGCTTACTTTTGTAAACATCATGCTGCACCTTGCTGTTGATTTGTCTTGCAATGAGGTATCAAaataattgaaaagtatatttaaaGATGTTTCTTAATTTCTAAAACATCTTAACTTCCTTCTGCCACTGTGGATAGCTTTTGCACTGACACAATTCAGAACGTTGCATTTTGGGCTTGAAACATGCACCATCTTACTTTCTTTAATAATTGTAATGGATTATGAATTATTATCTAATTGTTTAATTGTGCCTTTTCTGCAATAGAAGATATCAATTAGAAATCAGCATATACGTATTAGACAGTCAACGTCTAATCTATTGTTTGAAAATTTGGAAATGCAGGTGCACTGCGATGCAAGCATCGCTTTCCCGCTTGTTGTTGCTGCGACATTTGCACGTAAGGTTCACAGCTCCAAATGAACAAACTGAATCGCTTTCGGTTGAGTATGAATGGACAGCAGAATTTTGTTGAACTCTCCAAATTACCATTTGGAGCACGAGGTCTACTTCACCTGCACAGGGATCATGTGCAAGCTTTTTCGGTGACTCGGGGCCGCATGCCATCATTCTTCGATGTTCACTTGATGCTGTACTAGCTGGTTGGTAGCATTTTTGTTGCAACCAATAATTTATTGAAATACAGACATACGATTTGTTCATCCGAGTCATCTGTTTACGAAATTGACAAATGACCTGTTTTATGAACACTTTTTTTTCACCTGAAAGCCTTGTGTGCGCTCTTTTGTGTTGATGCACGGGTGGCATTTTTAGGGCTCTGATCTTCGCAATTGGTTTGAGCTAGTTTTCGTACTCTTGCGTGACGAGTGTTGGGTGTAAGCCTCTAAGGCCCTCTTTCACAAAAGAAGCCGAACAATGGCTTCATCCCATGAGCCCATTCATCGTCAGtggctcttctaattcatcgatgCTCGCCTTGAGATTTTGCTCAAGCTCGACCACTCGCGGGTAGGTTGTAAATCATGCTTGATGCGAAGATCAGACCATTTTCTCGTTTCGCAAGACactctttttgttttgtttttattatcTTGCTAAATAAAAGAGATGAAAAGAGTTGTCATCCTCTAGGGTTTGGTTCCCTTGCGGCATTAGAGAGGTGATGGTGACAGTGGTGCTTTGGATTAAGGTTTGTCTAGCCTCTCTGCCTCGATGGTTTCTGTTTTGGTGCCGACGAAGAGCTAGTGAGACTAGGTTCCGCTGAATTTCTTGGTTAACATAGAATTTAGATATCAGATGTGTCAATTATAGGAAATAGTCGGCTAGATTTTAAATGCGACGACTTTGACATTGATGACAACTTTGCCCTTTTCTTCCAGTTTGTTCTGCGGTAAGGTCTGGTTATCTAACTTCTAACCCTCTGTTTTGGCGGCAGTCAGTATTCTTAGTACAATATATTCAAGCTGTTCCTTTTCCTTACTGCCTTCTTAATATAATATTCAAGCTCCAACGGACAGCGAACGATCAGAGGAGAACCAGAAAAGCCTTGGGTACCGACTATTGTTTTCCTTAATAATACCAGAAAAGCCTTGGCTAGTTTTTGAGGACTCTGAACGTTTTGTTTCAAGTCATCCTTTGCGTACCGACTATTATTTTCCTTAATAATACCAGATATAAGTATTCATTGCCACCAAATATGTCTGCTGTCATGGCATGGAATTCAAGAAGATGAAGATACAAGCAGCTTCTTGGTGGATACATGACTTTTTCTTTGGCTAATTGTAAGGGGAATGCCCAAGTATTTGTCTACAAATGGAACAGATCAAAATAAAACATTATCATATGAATTAAAAAGGGATTGGATCAATGATGAGTGCTAAAACTGCATTGGAAACAGTACAACACAAAGTTTTGTGAATCAAGCCATATCATGCTGCATTTTCATGATTTTTTATCTCTGAAGGTAATGAATAATTAGCAGCTACATTTTTCGAAAGTCATCaaaataagcatgtcttcataTGAAATGTTGATGGATACAAGTTCTGAGTACCCACCTCAGCACTTAAACTTTCGGGACGATAAGAAAGATCTGGGAGTCATCAAGGAGCTTGGGACCTTAGTCTCGCCATATCCAGACGCGTCTTGAAAGAAATTTGGATTTCAAACTGAGCCCCAGGTATACGCAGGCGTTTTAACCAGAAGAACTTCTTGTGAAGTTCGTGTGGTTTGGCTGTCTGTTCCACAAACTGTTTCTTGACATGCATCGAGAATTGTTCCCTGGACTTCTTATCAATATGAGGTGATCGCAACACGGTATACAAGGCTCGTGATTCAGGTAGTCCAATCTTCTTTGTGAATGGCATAAGCCCTGAGATCTGGTTGCTTTGGCTCATAAAAGACTTCATCACTACGCGTATCTTTGCAGCCATGACTCTACAGCAAAGCAGAACTTTTGTAACTGTTTACAAATACCCTGACACCTGGAGAAGGTAAAAATTAGCACTGGCATGTAACCATCATGTAACACAGACATCAGTAAACAAAATCTGAGGCAATTAGAAAATTAACCTTGCTGTGACATGGGCAATAACTTTATGATGCTTGAGCATAATATTCACCACAAATAGGGTAGCAGAATCACAGGGAAGAGAACATATATACAGATACAGTGAATACTTATAGTAAAAGGTTCAGTGCATAGAGGGTAGCATATCAGTTAATGTAAAGTACGATGCTCAGCCACACCATGTCACACAGATTTCCTGGACTGTGCCCATAGGGCTACTTAGCACATGTTATGCAGCCACAATACTTAATGGGCCCCATTAAAACCTTTCTACTATGAAAAacagaaagaaaataaaaacagaaatgatcctttttttttcttctaaaatgaAGTATCAGGCTCATGGTATACAAGTGACGAACTGACGATCCATATATGCATAAAAGTAAGTAACAAAGTACATGGCTTTAGTTGATATAGAGGTGACTGGCAATAAAGCTACAACAGAAGAATGTTCTTCGTTTTTTTTAATGGGAGAGCGTAAATGAACATACGATG
It encodes:
- the LOC136476249 gene encoding deoxyhypusine synthase-like — encoded protein: MAGAGGSGGGGVVRDVEALEGVRSIVLKPSESLDESRFTRIAGADFNDPGLGLEGLLASLASTGFQASNLGDAIDVVNQMLDWRLSHEKPTEDCDEAELDPKYRESVKCKIFLGFTSNLVSSGIRDIIRFLAQHHMVDVIVTSAGGIEEDLIKCLAPTYRGDFSLPGALLRSKGLNRIGNLLVPNDNYCKFENWIMPLFDQMLLEQSTENVWTPSKVIARLGKEINDESSYLYWAYKNNIPVYCPALTDGSLGDMLFCHAVRNPGLIIDIVQDIRLMNGEAIHATPRKTGIIVLGGGLPKHHICNANMFCNGADYAVYINTAQEFDGSDSGAHPDEAVSWGKIKGSAKPVKVHCDASIAFPLVVAATFARKVHSSK